A single region of the Plantactinospora soyae genome encodes:
- a CDS encoding family 1 glycosylhydrolase: protein MGDLASASRPLQLARARAEGVDVRGYLHWSAFDNFEWSEGFRPTFGLIAVDHADDFARIPKPSAHAFARIAGTGRLDATDG, encoded by the coding sequence GTGGGTGACCTTGCCTCGGCCTCCCGACCGTTGCAGCTCGCCCGGGCCCGCGCCGAAGGTGTCGACGTGCGCGGCTACCTGCACTGGTCCGCCTTCGACAACTTCGAGTGGAGCGAAGGGTTCCGGCCGACGTTCGGTCTCATCGCCGTCGACCACGCCGACGACTTCGCACGGATTCCCAAGCCCAGCGCCCACGCCTTCGCCAGGATCGCGGGCACCGGACGCCTGGACGCGACGGACGGTTAG
- a CDS encoding alpha/beta fold hydrolase, whose protein sequence is MTMKDTAGDRRAPSLVFVHGTNSSSYFCSGLISELTLRGHRCVAVDLPGHGTEGFFPRSYQAPQDPQGLATEPSPLAKITIDDYVERVVDTVRRARRHGPVILAGASQGGVTVSRVGNAIPELLDRVVYMAAYCCVDLPNVAAYLATPENSDSLLPLVTQAVVADPAVLGVARINWRSADPAVFDGIRQCLAGDFTDEAVSRLLNTLEPDEPASIPLADARGKAHTWGRIPRTYVRFTQDRLIPPALQDRFITEADRLTPGNPTDVRSVAAPHVGPFDRPELVEIFAELAGR, encoded by the coding sequence ATGACGATGAAGGACACCGCCGGCGATCGGCGAGCGCCGAGCCTGGTCTTCGTACACGGCACCAACTCCTCGTCGTACTTCTGCTCGGGACTGATCAGCGAACTGACCTTGCGGGGGCACCGGTGCGTCGCCGTCGACCTACCGGGACACGGCACTGAAGGGTTCTTCCCCCGCTCGTACCAGGCCCCGCAGGACCCGCAGGGGCTGGCGACCGAGCCGTCACCGCTCGCCAAGATCACGATCGACGACTACGTCGAACGCGTCGTGGACACGGTGCGCCGGGCCCGCCGCCACGGGCCCGTGATCCTGGCCGGCGCCAGCCAGGGCGGCGTCACCGTGAGCAGGGTCGGCAACGCCATCCCCGAGCTCCTGGATCGGGTCGTCTACATGGCGGCGTACTGCTGCGTCGACCTGCCGAACGTGGCCGCCTACCTCGCCACGCCGGAGAACAGCGACAGCCTGCTCCCCCTGGTGACCCAGGCGGTGGTCGCCGATCCGGCGGTCCTCGGGGTGGCCCGGATCAACTGGCGCTCGGCCGACCCCGCGGTGTTCGACGGCATCAGGCAGTGCCTCGCCGGCGACTTCACCGACGAGGCGGTGAGTCGGCTGCTCAACACGCTCGAACCCGACGAGCCCGCCAGCATCCCCTTGGCCGACGCGCGCGGCAAGGCGCACACCTGGGGCCGGATCCCCCGGACATACGTACGCTTCACCCAGGACCGGCTGATCCCACCCGCGCTACAGGACCGCTTCATCACCGAGGCCGACCGCCTCACCCCGGGTAACCCGACCGACGTACGAAGCGTCGCCGCCCCCCACGTCGGCCCGTTCGACCGGCCCGAGCTTGTGGAAATCTTCGCCGAACTCGCCGGCCGCTGA
- a CDS encoding GNAT family N-acetyltransferase, protein MTQDIPHALVRRADDADRQVVSDVLTEAFMNDPVACWLFPVPGERGRLQSHFYGQLLDQSAAEAYLAGRDEGASVWRALTSGQEPDEEHPDAPDEEQNSVFGENGARLRALGQALAERHPGREPHLYLACMGVVGGRQGAGLGSAMLRHRLERADADGLAAYLEASSPRSRTLYLRYGFEELGAPVRVADSPLLWPMWRHARR, encoded by the coding sequence ATGACACAGGACATACCGCACGCACTCGTGCGGCGGGCGGATGACGCAGACCGGCAGGTGGTGTCGGACGTCCTCACCGAGGCGTTCATGAACGATCCGGTCGCCTGTTGGCTTTTTCCGGTACCGGGTGAACGCGGTCGTCTCCAGTCGCACTTCTACGGTCAGCTGCTGGATCAGAGCGCCGCCGAGGCGTACCTGGCCGGCCGTGATGAGGGCGCCTCGGTGTGGCGGGCGTTGACCTCGGGCCAGGAACCCGACGAGGAGCATCCGGACGCACCCGACGAGGAGCAGAACTCGGTCTTCGGCGAGAACGGCGCGCGGCTGCGGGCTCTGGGGCAGGCACTGGCCGAGCGGCATCCCGGCCGGGAACCGCACCTCTACCTCGCCTGCATGGGAGTGGTCGGCGGGCGGCAGGGCGCCGGACTCGGCTCGGCCATGTTGCGGCACCGGTTGGAACGAGCCGACGCCGACGGACTCGCCGCGTACCTGGAGGCGAGCTCTCCCCGGAGCCGAACCCTCTACCTGCGGTACGGCTTCGAGGAGCTCGGCGCTCCGGTCCGCGTGGCGGACAGCCCACTCCTGTGGCCGATGTGGCGCCACGCCCGCCGCTGA
- a CDS encoding LacI family DNA-binding transcriptional regulator: MIDRSMDGLILIAPISTRAHLDHVAATVPTVVVGRHGRSRAYDSVADDDFAGAALVVDHLVDLGHTRIAHIEHHETDRDCLAEMPNAIRAAGYQQAMRAQGLADEIDIASTSYSQEGGYLGAQQLLARPVRPTAIFAGADIVAMGALDAIAEASLRVPEDVSVAGYDNTTFAAFRPISLTSVDQAGHQIGANAARLLLDRIADRQRPAAQVRLSPTLVVRRTTAPPPAR, translated from the coding sequence ATGATCGACCGCAGCATGGACGGCCTGATCCTCATCGCGCCGATCTCGACGCGCGCCCACCTCGACCACGTCGCCGCGACCGTGCCCACCGTCGTCGTCGGCCGGCACGGCCGGTCCCGGGCCTACGACAGCGTCGCCGACGACGACTTCGCCGGGGCCGCGCTGGTCGTGGACCACCTCGTCGACCTCGGCCACACCCGGATCGCGCACATCGAGCACCACGAGACCGACCGGGACTGCCTCGCCGAGATGCCCAACGCCATCCGCGCCGCGGGCTACCAGCAGGCGATGCGGGCCCAGGGCCTCGCGGACGAGATCGACATCGCCTCCACCAGCTACAGCCAGGAAGGCGGCTACCTCGGCGCCCAGCAACTGCTCGCCCGGCCGGTCCGGCCGACCGCCATATTCGCCGGCGCGGACATCGTCGCCATGGGCGCCCTCGACGCGATCGCCGAGGCCAGTCTGCGGGTGCCCGAGGACGTCTCGGTCGCCGGCTACGACAACACCACCTTCGCCGCCTTCCGGCCCATCTCGCTGACCAGCGTGGACCAGGCCGGTCACCAGATCGGCGCGAACGCCGCCCGGCTGCTGCTCGACCGCATCGCCGACCGGCAGCGGCCCGCCGCGCAGGTCAGGCTCTCCCCCACTCTCGTCGTCCGCCGCACCACCGCCCCGCCACCCGCGCGGTAG
- a CDS encoding GntR family transcriptional regulator, whose protein sequence is MPSPTPRPEPPYRRIVEEIRGRILAGDLRPGDRIPSVRQVAQRWGVAVATATRAMATLRDNGLVEATVGSGTVVSSRAGRKHPLSPAESRRPRQAGTVKQPLSRKHVLRTAVAIADVEGLDAVSMRRLAADLAVGPMSLYRHVANKDELVTQMADEVFGECELPVPGPPGWRAKLELISRQQWDLCRRHLWLPRAVSFTRPALVPNMMMHTEWTLRALDGLGLPMATRIREALTLHGVVVTVALSLAAEVESEQETGVTLDGWRLAQQKRAAQLLESGRFPLLATIPTETASDLGGLFEYGLARHLDGFATLVEEHARTRS, encoded by the coding sequence GTGCCTTCGCCGACACCGCGCCCGGAACCGCCGTACCGGCGGATCGTCGAGGAGATCCGCGGCCGCATCCTGGCCGGCGACCTGCGGCCCGGTGACCGGATACCGTCGGTCCGGCAGGTCGCCCAGCGCTGGGGTGTCGCGGTCGCGACCGCCACCAGAGCGATGGCGACTCTGCGCGACAACGGGCTGGTCGAGGCGACGGTCGGTTCCGGCACGGTGGTCAGCAGCCGCGCGGGCCGCAAACATCCGCTCAGCCCGGCCGAGTCGCGGCGGCCCCGGCAGGCGGGCACCGTCAAGCAGCCACTGAGCCGCAAGCACGTGCTCCGCACCGCCGTCGCGATCGCCGATGTCGAGGGACTCGACGCGGTGTCGATGCGACGACTCGCGGCCGACCTCGCCGTCGGCCCGATGTCGCTCTACCGGCACGTGGCGAACAAGGACGAGCTGGTGACGCAGATGGCCGACGAGGTCTTCGGCGAATGCGAACTGCCGGTCCCGGGACCGCCCGGGTGGCGGGCGAAACTCGAACTGATCTCCCGCCAACAGTGGGATCTGTGCCGGAGACACCTCTGGCTGCCCAGGGCCGTCTCGTTCACCCGCCCGGCGCTCGTGCCCAACATGATGATGCACACCGAGTGGACCCTGCGCGCGCTCGACGGGCTCGGGCTGCCGATGGCGACCCGGATCCGCGAGGCGCTCACCCTCCATGGAGTGGTCGTCACCGTCGCGCTGTCCCTGGCGGCCGAGGTCGAGTCGGAGCAGGAAACCGGTGTCACGCTCGACGGGTGGCGGCTGGCACAGCAGAAGCGGGCCGCCCAACTCCTCGAAAGTGGACGGTTCCCACTGCTGGCGACGATCCCGACGGAGACGGCCTCGGACCTGGGCGGACTGTTCGAGTACGGTCTCGCACGCCATCTCGACGGCTTCGCCACCCTGGTGGAGGAGCATGCCCGCACCCGGTCCTGA
- a CDS encoding CPBP family intramembrane glutamic endopeptidase yields MRLLKQFGVVAAVALAGSMGVRAVQGNTVLTLVLGVATAVLALVAYAWVVRRTERRAPTEVAAEGAGAATGRGVLIGVALFAAVIANIALLGGYRINGPGSAAGALALFGFMAAAAVTEELIFRGILFRIVEERAGTWGALALTGLLFGLVHLLNPHASLWGAIAIAVEAGGMLAAAYAATRTLWLPIGLHFGWNFAAAGIFGATVSGMDGPAGLLDGVLSGPTLLSGGDFGPEASLYAVLAGAVLTLVFMVLARRRGHVVPRRRRGARASATATLSE; encoded by the coding sequence ATGCGACTGTTGAAGCAGTTCGGAGTCGTCGCGGCGGTCGCGCTCGCCGGGAGCATGGGCGTCCGTGCGGTGCAGGGGAACACGGTGCTCACCCTGGTCCTCGGCGTTGCGACGGCCGTGCTCGCGCTGGTCGCGTACGCATGGGTGGTACGGCGAACCGAGCGTCGCGCGCCGACCGAGGTGGCCGCAGAAGGTGCCGGCGCCGCAACTGGCCGGGGTGTGCTGATCGGTGTCGCGTTGTTCGCGGCTGTCATCGCGAACATCGCCCTGCTCGGCGGCTACCGGATCAACGGCCCGGGCTCGGCGGCGGGGGCGCTGGCACTGTTCGGCTTCATGGCCGCCGCTGCCGTGACGGAGGAACTGATCTTTCGCGGCATCCTGTTCCGGATCGTCGAGGAGCGTGCCGGCACCTGGGGCGCGCTGGCGCTGACCGGCCTGCTGTTCGGCCTGGTGCACCTGCTCAACCCGCACGCGAGCCTGTGGGGTGCGATCGCCATCGCGGTCGAGGCCGGCGGAATGCTCGCCGCCGCCTACGCCGCTACCCGCACCCTGTGGCTGCCGATCGGCCTGCACTTCGGCTGGAACTTCGCCGCGGCCGGCATCTTCGGGGCCACCGTCTCGGGCATGGACGGGCCGGCGGGGCTGCTGGACGGCGTGCTGTCGGGTCCGACCCTGCTCAGCGGCGGCGACTTCGGGCCGGAGGCGAGCCTGTACGCGGTACTGGCCGGCGCGGTGCTGACGTTGGTGTTCATGGTGCTGGCCCGCCGCCGAGGCCACGTGGTGCCCCGCCGCCGGCGCGGCGCCCGGGCCTCGGCCACCGCTACGCTCTCCGAGTGA
- a CDS encoding sensor histidine kinase — protein sequence MIDLRRVPDLWRRCDVTVRDLPIALLLVVASYPPALHGYGTRIGDLPARPFDALAVVALALECLPLAVRRRWPAACLALVSLGFAVDQLRGYHLVAGTALPIALLSAGAHLERHRRTTAVLISVAYVPLAIALDRLGAGERPVEFGTFYLALVFAWGIGSWLRSTRAAEYEHRRRLAEATRTAERTRIARELHDVVTHHVTAMVVQAEAARYLTAAPDRLDQTLAAVTDTGRRAIADLRHLLDLLNPDHGTDVRTPSVGELPTLVEQTRRAGQPVEFTEEGVPQETTGSAELTAYRVVQEALTNALKYAHGSRTVVQVQHGAREITVTVGTDGSGAHAAYPGGGGRGLAGLRERVHVLGGEFSAERQPGGGFVVRARIPVGSPG from the coding sequence GTGATCGACCTTCGCCGGGTCCCGGACCTGTGGCGGCGGTGTGACGTCACGGTCCGGGATCTGCCGATCGCGTTGCTGCTCGTCGTCGCGTCGTACCCGCCGGCGTTGCACGGCTACGGAACGCGGATCGGCGACCTGCCCGCCCGCCCCTTCGACGCGCTGGCCGTCGTGGCGCTCGCCCTGGAGTGTCTTCCGCTCGCCGTGCGCCGGCGGTGGCCGGCCGCCTGCCTCGCCCTGGTGTCGCTCGGCTTCGCCGTCGACCAGCTCCGCGGCTACCACCTGGTCGCGGGCACCGCACTGCCGATCGCGCTGTTGAGCGCGGGAGCCCATCTGGAACGTCACCGGCGCACCACGGCGGTCCTCATCTCCGTGGCGTACGTGCCGCTGGCGATCGCGCTCGACCGGCTCGGCGCGGGCGAGCGGCCGGTCGAATTCGGAACGTTCTACCTGGCGCTGGTATTCGCCTGGGGCATCGGGTCATGGCTGCGCTCCACCCGGGCAGCCGAGTACGAACACCGCCGCCGTCTCGCCGAGGCCACCCGCACCGCCGAACGCACCCGTATCGCGCGTGAACTCCACGACGTGGTGACCCACCACGTGACGGCGATGGTCGTACAGGCGGAGGCGGCACGGTACCTGACCGCCGCCCCCGACCGCCTTGACCAGACCCTGGCCGCCGTCACCGACACCGGCCGACGGGCCATCGCCGACCTGCGGCACCTGCTCGACCTGCTCAACCCCGACCATGGCACCGACGTCAGGACGCCGTCGGTAGGCGAACTGCCCACGCTGGTGGAGCAGACCCGCCGGGCCGGGCAGCCGGTGGAGTTCACCGAGGAGGGCGTCCCGCAGGAGACGACCGGCAGCGCCGAGCTCACGGCCTACCGAGTCGTGCAGGAGGCCCTGACGAACGCCCTCAAGTACGCCCACGGCAGCCGCACCGTGGTCCAGGTGCAGCACGGCGCAAGGGAGATCACCGTGACGGTCGGCACCGACGGCTCGGGCGCGCACGCCGCGTACCCCGGCGGGGGCGGGCGGGGCCTCGCCGGGCTCCGCGAACGGGTCCACGTCCTGGGCGGCGAGTTCAGCGCGGAGCGGCAGCCGGGCGGCGGCTTCGTCGTACGGGCCCGCATCCCGGTCGGGAGCCCCGGGTGA